The following are from one region of the Ruegeria sp. THAF33 genome:
- a CDS encoding (2Fe-2S)-binding protein: MKISLTVNGMSVSGDVEGRTLLSGFLRDHLGLTGTHVGCDTAQCGACVVHVNGQAVKSCNMLAVEADGAEVGTIEGQAAEDGTLNTIQQAFQDHHGLQCGFCTPGMVMSAAALLKDNPRPTEAEIRKYLEGNLCRCTGYHNIVKAIMAASGQDVSSIAAE; this comes from the coding sequence ATGAAAATATCGCTGACTGTGAATGGGATGTCTGTGAGCGGTGATGTTGAGGGTCGGACGTTATTGTCTGGATTTTTGCGGGATCATTTGGGTTTAACGGGGACGCATGTTGGGTGTGACACGGCGCAGTGCGGGGCCTGTGTTGTGCATGTGAATGGTCAGGCTGTGAAGTCGTGCAACATGCTGGCGGTTGAGGCGGACGGGGCCGAGGTTGGCACGATTGAGGGTCAGGCGGCAGAGGATGGGACGCTGAACACCATTCAGCAGGCGTTTCAGGATCACCATGGCCTGCAATGCGGCTTCTGCACGCCGGGCATGGTGATGAGTGCGGCGGCTTTGCTTAAGGACAATCCGCGCCCGACGGAAGCTGAGATCCGGAAGTATCTGGAAGGCAATCTGTGCCGGTGCACGGGCTATCATAACATCGTCAAGGCGATCATGGCCGCTTCGGGTCAGGACGTTTCAAGCATCGCCGCCGAATAA
- a CDS encoding xanthine dehydrogenase family protein molybdopterin-binding subunit, with product MPKDSGIGASSKRREDVRFLTGAGNYTDDINVAGQAYVHFLRSDIAHGRLKSVDTSAAEAMPGVVKVFTGKDFEGVGGMPCGWEVTDKHGAPMQEPPHPILAQGKVRHVGDPIAAVVADSLEQARDAAEAIEVDIEELPAVMDMKAAAQEGATLVHDDLKNNICYDWQLGEADDAKVNEVFANAAHVTTLDLVNNRLVANPMEPRVAVGEYKRGTDEYTLYTTSQNPHVIRLLMCAFVLGLPEHKVRVVAPDVGGGFGTKIFHYAEEAFCTFAAKACNRPVKWTSSRSEAFMSDAHGRDHVSTIELALDADNNFIGLRTNTFANLGAYLSTFSSSVPTWLHGTLMAGNYKTPVIQVNVKAMFTNTVPVDAYRGAGRPEATFQLERVVDKAARELGVDPIALRRQNFVTQFPYDTPVALTYDTGDYNGTMDKLEAAADLAGFAARRAQSEANGKLRGLGINCYIEACGIAPSNIVGMLGARAGLYDAATVRVNATGSISVMVGAHSHGQGHETAFPQVVADMIGIDESMVEIVHGDTSKIPFGMGTYGSRSLAVCGSAMVKATEKVIDKAKKIAAHLLEASEADIELKDGQFSVAGTDKSVAWGDVTLTAYVPHNFPLEVEPGLEETAFYDPANFTFPSGAYACEVEVDPETGQVSIEAFTAADDFGNIVNPMIVDGQVHGGIGQGIGQALLENCAYDENGQLLSASFMDYAMPRADDVPFYAVDHSSQTPCTHNPLGVKGCGEAGAIGSPPAVVNAVLDAMNSGGKAVDHIDMPMSPSRVWAAMNS from the coding sequence ATGCCCAAAGACAGTGGCATCGGAGCCAGTTCCAAGCGGCGCGAGGACGTACGCTTTCTGACCGGAGCTGGCAATTATACCGACGACATCAACGTGGCCGGACAGGCCTATGTCCATTTCCTGCGCTCGGATATCGCGCATGGACGTTTGAAAAGCGTGGATACATCAGCGGCTGAGGCGATGCCCGGCGTGGTCAAGGTGTTCACCGGCAAGGATTTCGAAGGCGTGGGCGGCATGCCCTGCGGCTGGGAGGTGACGGACAAGCACGGCGCGCCGATGCAGGAGCCTCCGCACCCCATTCTGGCCCAGGGTAAAGTGCGCCATGTGGGCGATCCCATTGCCGCCGTGGTGGCCGACAGCCTGGAACAGGCGCGCGACGCGGCCGAGGCGATCGAGGTGGACATCGAGGAACTGCCCGCCGTGATGGACATGAAGGCCGCAGCCCAAGAGGGCGCGACGCTGGTTCATGACGATCTGAAGAACAACATCTGCTATGACTGGCAGCTGGGCGAGGCCGATGACGCCAAGGTCAACGAGGTCTTCGCGAATGCGGCCCATGTGACCACGCTGGATCTGGTCAACAACCGTCTGGTCGCCAACCCGATGGAACCGCGCGTGGCGGTGGGGGAATACAAGCGCGGGACGGATGAGTACACGCTCTATACCACATCGCAGAACCCGCATGTGATCCGCCTGCTGATGTGCGCCTTTGTGCTGGGCCTGCCCGAGCATAAGGTCCGCGTGGTGGCCCCCGATGTGGGCGGCGGCTTTGGCACCAAGATTTTCCACTATGCGGAAGAGGCGTTCTGTACCTTCGCCGCCAAGGCCTGCAACCGGCCGGTGAAGTGGACCTCGAGCCGGTCCGAGGCGTTCATGTCGGATGCCCATGGTCGAGACCACGTCAGCACCATCGAGCTGGCGCTGGATGCGGACAACAACTTCATCGGTCTGCGCACCAATACCTTTGCCAATCTGGGGGCGTATCTGTCGACCTTCTCAAGCTCCGTGCCAACCTGGCTGCACGGCACGCTGATGGCGGGCAACTACAAGACGCCGGTCATTCAGGTGAACGTCAAGGCGATGTTCACCAACACGGTGCCGGTGGATGCCTATCGCGGCGCGGGCCGACCCGAGGCGACGTTTCAGTTGGAGCGCGTGGTGGACAAGGCCGCGCGCGAGCTGGGGGTCGATCCGATTGCGCTGCGCCGTCAGAACTTTGTCACCCAGTTCCCCTATGACACGCCGGTGGCGCTGACCTATGACACCGGGGATTACAACGGGACGATGGACAAGCTGGAGGCCGCCGCCGATCTGGCAGGCTTTGCCGCCCGCCGGGCGCAGAGCGAGGCCAATGGCAAGCTGCGGGGCCTGGGCATCAACTGCTATATCGAGGCCTGTGGCATTGCGCCGTCGAACATCGTTGGCATGCTGGGGGCCCGGGCGGGTCTTTATGATGCGGCGACCGTGCGGGTGAACGCCACCGGATCAATCAGTGTCATGGTGGGTGCGCATAGCCACGGGCAGGGGCATGAGACCGCCTTCCCGCAGGTTGTGGCCGATATGATCGGCATCGACGAGTCGATGGTCGAGATCGTGCATGGCGACACCTCGAAGATTCCGTTTGGGATGGGCACCTATGGCTCGCGCTCGCTTGCGGTCTGTGGCTCGGCTATGGTCAAGGCCACCGAGAAGGTGATCGACAAGGCCAAGAAGATCGCAGCCCACCTGCTGGAGGCTTCCGAGGCCGATATCGAGCTGAAGGACGGTCAGTTCAGCGTGGCAGGCACCGACAAGTCGGTGGCCTGGGGCGATGTGACCCTGACGGCCTATGTGCCGCATAACTTCCCGCTGGAGGTTGAGCCGGGGCTGGAGGAGACCGCGTTCTATGACCCGGCCAACTTCACCTTCCCCTCGGGCGCCTATGCCTGCGAGGTTGAGGTCGACCCCGAGACCGGGCAGGTCAGTATCGAGGCCTTCACCGCGGCGGATGACTTTGGCAACATCGTCAATCCGATGATCGTGGATGGTCAGGTGCATGGCGGTATCGGTCAGGGCATCGGTCAGGCGCTGCTGGAGAACTGCGCCTATGACGAGAATGGCCAGTTGCTGAGTGCGTCCTTCATGGATTACGCCATGCCGCGCGCCGATGATGTGCCCTTCTATGCGGTGGATCATTCCAGCCAGACGCCCTGCACGCATAACCCGCTGGGGGTGAAGGGCTGTGGTGAGGCCGGGGCCATTGGCTCGCCGCCTGCGGTGGTCAATGCGGTGCTGGATGCGATGAACTCTGGCGGCAAGGCGGTGGATCACATCGACATGCCAATGAGCCCGTCGCGCGTCTGGGCGGCGATGAACAGCTGA
- a CDS encoding xanthine dehydrogenase family protein subunit M, which produces MYSFEFEKPSNIADAVAALGAEDAQALGGGQTLIPTLKQRLAAPSVLVSVSGIAEMQGVCIEDDGSVAIGGATTHATVAREAASAYPALAALAGQIGDPAVRNRGTIGGSVANNDPAACYPAGVLGSGATIVTDTRQIAADDFFEGMFATALDEGEIITSVRFPVPQAASYQKFLQPASRFALVGVYVARFADGVRVAVTGASEDGVFRWAEAEEALNKSFSADALMGLSVNPMNMIADLHGSKDYRAHLVGVMTKRAVQDCS; this is translated from the coding sequence ATGTACAGTTTCGAGTTTGAGAAGCCCTCGAACATAGCGGATGCGGTTGCCGCATTGGGGGCTGAGGATGCGCAGGCGTTGGGGGGTGGTCAGACACTGATACCGACGCTGAAGCAGCGATTGGCAGCGCCTTCGGTGCTGGTCAGCGTGAGCGGGATTGCTGAGATGCAGGGTGTCTGTATCGAAGATGACGGCTCGGTCGCGATTGGTGGAGCGACGACTCATGCCACCGTGGCGCGCGAAGCGGCGAGCGCTTATCCGGCGCTGGCGGCGCTGGCGGGTCAGATCGGTGATCCGGCGGTGCGCAACCGCGGCACCATTGGCGGGTCGGTGGCCAACAATGATCCGGCGGCCTGTTATCCGGCGGGGGTTCTGGGCTCGGGTGCGACTATCGTGACCGACACGCGGCAGATCGCGGCGGATGACTTCTTTGAGGGCATGTTCGCGACCGCACTGGATGAGGGCGAGATCATCACCTCGGTCCGGTTCCCGGTGCCACAGGCGGCGAGCTATCAGAAGTTCTTGCAGCCCGCGTCGCGCTTTGCCTTGGTTGGTGTCTACGTGGCGCGCTTTGCGGATGGCGTCCGTGTCGCTGTCACCGGTGCCAGCGAAGACGGCGTGTTCCGGTGGGCAGAGGCCGAAGAGGCCTTGAACAAATCCTTCAGCGCCGATGCGTTGATGGGGCTGAGCGTCAACCCGATGAACATGATCGCCGACCTGCACGGCAGCAAAGACTACCGCGCCCATCTGGTTGGGGTAATGACGAAACGCGCCGTCCAAGACTGTTCGTAA
- a CDS encoding FAD:protein FMN transferase, with translation MINRRRFLAISAAALATPATAQPTKWHGYALGAEVSLTFDAPPDVAEPAITRIRAELERCEALFSLYRPNSDLSRLNRSGHLKAPAPEMLALLQACDHAYRQTDGRFDPTVQPLWQAAAQNGDLNAARKALGWDRVRISPDHIALDPGQALTLNGIAQGYATDLVTEVLRQAGWENVLVNIGEYYAAGRNWTLGLSDPQYGIVQTRTLKDQAIATSSPGALRLGGGQFHVLNPQAMQPPQWSTVGVQAATATSADALSTALCHADEGEIQTILDRTPKSTTVICVHQNGSVRTFQS, from the coding sequence ATGATAAACCGCCGCCGCTTCCTTGCTATCTCTGCCGCCGCGCTGGCCACTCCGGCCACGGCCCAGCCCACAAAATGGCATGGCTACGCTTTGGGCGCAGAAGTCAGCCTAACCTTTGACGCGCCCCCAGATGTTGCCGAACCCGCCATAACCCGCATCCGAGCCGAGCTTGAACGCTGCGAAGCATTGTTCAGCCTCTATCGGCCGAATTCCGACTTGTCTCGGTTGAACCGTTCTGGCCACCTGAAAGCACCCGCGCCCGAAATGCTCGCGCTTCTGCAGGCGTGTGATCACGCCTACCGGCAGACCGACGGGCGTTTTGATCCGACCGTTCAACCCTTGTGGCAGGCAGCGGCGCAGAATGGAGACCTCAATGCCGCGCGCAAAGCCCTTGGATGGGACCGGGTTCGGATTTCGCCCGATCACATTGCGCTGGATCCCGGCCAAGCACTGACGCTGAATGGAATTGCACAGGGCTACGCCACGGATCTGGTCACAGAGGTGCTGCGTCAGGCGGGTTGGGAGAACGTACTCGTCAATATCGGTGAGTACTACGCCGCAGGGCGTAACTGGACCCTTGGTTTATCCGATCCTCAGTACGGGATCGTTCAGACCCGGACGCTCAAAGATCAAGCGATTGCCACCTCCAGCCCAGGTGCGTTGCGACTGGGTGGCGGTCAGTTTCACGTCCTGAATCCACAAGCCATGCAACCACCCCAATGGTCGACGGTCGGCGTTCAGGCTGCAACCGCGACATCGGCAGATGCATTGTCAACGGCGCTTTGCCATGCAGATGAAGGTGAGATTCAAACCATCCTGGATCGGACACCCAAGAGCACCACTGTAATTTGTGTTCACCAGAATGGGTCTGTCCGGACCTTCCAATCATAA
- a CDS encoding 4Fe-4S binding protein, which produces MRAILLLVFLLLSGLSVQAEPLPREQIETYIRAPFSLGDALNDDGVYSLLNSGGGEAGYVFESEPLAPLPGFSGAPINMLVVLDLEGRFLDVQLIEHNEPIFVSGLGEAPFHKFFEQYGGLSISDSIVVGTPYGDAAAGSQLVYLDGVTKATASVRIAHESVMGAALAVAREKMQGLATAPPAFPDSEYQEDLTWQDLVDQGIATRKTYTNAQVDALFAGTLWEDDDPEAQDYPDEPYLDIWVVDLGPTSIARAALAEDSFDDLQSFLEISDNDEPILVIETARHGLVSEDFVRNTAPDWLSAEQDGFPVALRDADLFVELVDGLPDGTAMILRTDRRLGFDPSRDWVLKVLAVREHGMFQPETGSVTLEVPHITPERFFTRPVQITPDPPWLEALRNRQGDMIVLGIFLTGLVAALSLRMNALAAQPLFTPLRLGVLAVVIGFVGWWGQGQLSIVTVLGTLRAAVEGGSFVFLLYDPFSLLIWAVSIAGFIAWGRGLFCGWLCPFGAMQEFAHHLGKALRLPQIEPSDAWDRRLKWLKYVILAGLVGVVFAAPDQVDKAAEVEPFKTAVTTFFVREWYYVAYAAGWLFLGMVLFKGFCRYVCPLGAFMAIGGLLRGRDWIDRRAECGSPCQLCKVKCKYGAIAKSGRIQYDECFQCLDCVTIHDDSTKCVPLIVAARRQAREVAAE; this is translated from the coding sequence ATGCGCGCGATCCTGTTACTTGTGTTTTTGCTTCTCAGCGGCCTGTCGGTTCAGGCAGAGCCTCTGCCGCGTGAGCAGATCGAAACCTATATCCGCGCCCCGTTTTCGCTGGGCGACGCGCTGAACGATGACGGGGTCTACAGCCTGCTGAACTCGGGTGGCGGTGAGGCAGGATATGTGTTTGAATCCGAACCCTTGGCCCCCTTGCCGGGCTTCTCAGGCGCGCCGATCAATATGCTGGTGGTGCTGGACCTTGAGGGGCGCTTTCTGGATGTCCAACTGATCGAACACAACGAGCCGATCTTTGTCTCGGGTCTGGGAGAGGCCCCGTTTCACAAATTCTTTGAACAATATGGCGGGCTGTCGATTTCGGACTCGATTGTGGTGGGAACACCCTATGGCGATGCGGCGGCGGGTTCACAGCTTGTTTATCTGGATGGCGTCACCAAGGCGACGGCCAGCGTGCGCATTGCCCACGAATCCGTCATGGGGGCCGCGCTGGCAGTGGCCCGCGAAAAAATGCAGGGGCTGGCTACCGCGCCGCCCGCCTTTCCCGACTCCGAGTATCAGGAGGACCTGACTTGGCAGGATCTTGTCGATCAGGGCATCGCCACGCGCAAGACCTACACCAACGCGCAAGTCGACGCCTTGTTCGCAGGCACCTTGTGGGAGGATGACGACCCCGAAGCGCAGGATTACCCGGATGAGCCTTACTTAGACATCTGGGTTGTCGATTTGGGGCCTACTTCCATCGCCCGCGCTGCGCTGGCCGAGGACAGTTTCGACGACCTCCAGAGCTTTCTGGAAATCTCGGACAATGATGAACCGATCCTGGTGATCGAAACCGCGCGCCACGGTTTGGTCAGCGAGGATTTCGTGCGCAATACCGCGCCTGATTGGCTGTCGGCGGAACAGGACGGTTTCCCGGTTGCTCTGCGCGATGCCGATCTGTTTGTGGAGCTGGTCGATGGTCTGCCCGATGGAACCGCCATGATCTTGCGAACGGACCGTAGGCTGGGATTTGACCCCTCGCGTGATTGGGTTCTGAAGGTGCTGGCCGTGCGGGAACACGGCATGTTCCAACCCGAAACAGGCTCGGTCACGCTTGAGGTGCCCCATATCACGCCCGAGCGGTTCTTTACCCGTCCGGTTCAGATCACGCCGGACCCCCCGTGGCTTGAGGCGCTGCGCAACCGTCAGGGTGACATGATCGTTCTGGGGATATTCCTGACAGGTCTCGTCGCCGCGCTCAGCCTTCGCATGAATGCACTGGCGGCGCAGCCTTTGTTCACGCCCCTCCGCTTGGGTGTGCTGGCCGTTGTCATCGGTTTTGTCGGATGGTGGGGGCAAGGGCAGTTGTCCATCGTCACCGTTCTTGGAACACTCAGAGCAGCAGTCGAGGGCGGCAGTTTCGTATTCCTTCTGTATGACCCGTTTTCCCTGCTGATCTGGGCGGTGTCCATTGCTGGTTTCATCGCATGGGGCAGGGGGCTTTTCTGCGGTTGGCTTTGCCCCTTCGGCGCGATGCAGGAGTTCGCGCATCACCTCGGCAAAGCCCTGCGTCTGCCGCAGATTGAGCCGTCCGACGCTTGGGACAGGCGTCTGAAATGGTTGAAATACGTCATCCTGGCGGGCCTTGTGGGCGTTGTGTTCGCCGCCCCCGATCAGGTGGACAAAGCCGCCGAGGTCGAGCCGTTCAAAACCGCGGTCACCACCTTCTTTGTGCGGGAATGGTATTACGTGGCCTATGCGGCGGGATGGCTGTTCCTTGGAATGGTGCTGTTCAAGGGATTTTGCCGCTATGTCTGTCCGCTCGGCGCTTTCATGGCGATCGGAGGGCTGTTGCGCGGGCGCGATTGGATCGACCGGCGCGCAGAATGCGGCTCTCCCTGTCAGTTGTGTAAGGTCAAATGCAAATACGGGGCCATCGCAAAGAGTGGACGTATCCAATATGATGAGTGCTTTCAATGCCTTGACTGTGTGACGATCCATGACGACAGCACGAAATGTGTGCCCCTGATTGTCGCCGCCCGACGCCAAGCCAGAGAGGTCGCCGCCGAATGA
- the pqqA gene encoding pyrroloquinoline quinone precursor peptide PqqA, with amino-acid sequence MTWSTPKLKEVNCGMEINMYSPSEDEGREYEPDLF; translated from the coding sequence ATGACCTGGAGCACACCGAAGCTGAAAGAAGTGAACTGCGGTATGGAGATCAACATGTATTCTCCGTCCGAGGACGAAGGCCGCGAGTACGAGCCCGACCTGTTTTGA
- the pqqB gene encoding pyrroloquinoline quinone biosynthesis protein PqqB, with protein MHFLVLGASAGGGLPQWNCGCRNCEDARKGKIPPSGQSSLAVSPDGLNWSVLNASPDIRQQMLDTPKMHPRALRDTPVASVLLTNGDIDHIAGLLSLREQTPFTLFATGDILGVLSQNRIFDAVNREKVNRRQIAPGDEFTLQDGLQAQLFAVPGKVPLFMEGDTVQTDLLGEQTVGVRLTTADKTAYYIPGCAQVTDDLLARIADADQLFFDGTLWDDDEMIRTGTGVKTGQRMGHISISGPEGSIARLQDIRASKTFIHINNTNPILQPDSPERAFVETAGWNIAYDGQEITI; from the coding sequence GTGCATTTCCTGGTTCTTGGGGCTTCTGCAGGTGGCGGTTTGCCACAATGGAACTGCGGTTGCCGGAATTGCGAGGACGCCCGCAAGGGTAAGATCCCGCCTTCCGGCCAATCCTCTTTGGCGGTGTCGCCGGATGGCCTGAATTGGAGCGTCCTGAATGCCTCGCCCGATATTCGCCAGCAGATGCTGGATACCCCCAAAATGCACCCACGTGCGTTACGCGACACGCCTGTGGCCTCGGTTCTGCTGACCAACGGGGATATCGACCACATCGCCGGGTTGCTCAGCCTGCGTGAACAGACCCCGTTCACCCTGTTTGCCACAGGCGATATTCTGGGTGTGCTGTCCCAGAACCGGATCTTCGACGCGGTCAACCGTGAGAAAGTCAACCGCCGTCAGATTGCCCCCGGCGATGAATTCACCCTTCAAGATGGGCTGCAGGCGCAGCTCTTTGCAGTGCCCGGAAAGGTGCCCCTGTTCATGGAGGGCGACACCGTTCAGACCGATCTATTGGGTGAACAAACCGTGGGCGTCCGGCTGACTACCGCCGACAAGACCGCCTATTACATTCCCGGCTGCGCGCAGGTGACCGATGACCTGTTGGCCCGAATTGCGGATGCCGATCAGTTGTTCTTTGACGGCACGCTTTGGGATGATGATGAAATGATCCGCACCGGAACCGGTGTAAAAACCGGGCAGCGGATGGGTCACATCTCGATCAGCGGGCCCGAGGGGTCGATCGCCCGACTGCAAGACATCCGCGCGTCGAAAACCTTTATTCACATCAACAACACCAACCCCATTCTGCAACCCGACAGCCCTGAGCGCGCGTTCGTGGAAACCGCTGGCTGGAACATCGCCTATGACGGGCAGGAGATCACGATATGA
- the pqqC gene encoding pyrroloquinoline-quinone synthase PqqC translates to MSRDTLEARLRQIGAERYHDKHPFHHRLHSGECTPDQVRAWVINRWAYQAAIPMKDAAFISRCTDPDIRREWRSRIEDHDGGVTEGGGIRRWLKLAEAVGLDPDYVASGRGILPATQFAVDAYVHYVREKPLLQAVASSLTELFAPKIHEQRIEGLLQHYDFANSDSLSYFQKRLTQAPKDVAFGLNWVLDHADTAEKEDMACEALIFKTNVLWAQLDALWSGYVEPGLIPPGAWKPGEGLL, encoded by the coding sequence ATGAGCCGCGACACCCTTGAGGCCCGCCTGCGTCAGATCGGGGCCGAGCGTTATCACGACAAACACCCGTTTCATCACCGGCTGCACAGCGGGGAATGCACCCCCGATCAAGTGCGCGCCTGGGTGATCAATCGGTGGGCCTATCAGGCGGCGATTCCGATGAAGGATGCCGCCTTCATATCGCGCTGCACCGATCCCGACATCCGGCGCGAGTGGCGATCCCGCATCGAAGACCATGATGGTGGCGTGACCGAGGGCGGCGGCATTCGGCGCTGGCTGAAACTGGCCGAGGCGGTGGGGCTGGATCCCGACTATGTCGCCTCGGGCCGCGGTATCCTGCCGGCCACGCAATTCGCCGTCGACGCCTATGTGCATTACGTGCGTGAAAAGCCCCTGTTGCAGGCCGTCGCGTCTTCTCTGACCGAGTTATTTGCCCCCAAAATCCACGAACAGCGGATCGAGGGCCTGTTGCAGCACTATGACTTCGCCAATTCCGACAGCCTGTCCTATTTCCAAAAACGCCTGACCCAAGCCCCCAAGGATGTGGCGTTCGGCCTGAACTGGGTTTTGGACCATGCCGATACGGCGGAAAAAGAAGACATGGCCTGCGAGGCGCTTATCTTCAAAACCAACGTTTTGTGGGCGCAGCTGGACGCGCTTTGGTCGGGATATGTGGAACCGGGCCTGATCCCGCCCGGCGCATGGAAACCGGGGGAAGGCCTGCTATGA
- the pqqD gene encoding pyrroloquinoline quinone biosynthesis peptide chaperone PqqD has product MTLDLHQSDRPYLPRGVRVQRDAVRDRMVLQAPEKVIELDDIGVAILSRVDGQTSFRQIVTDLATTYGAPADQVETDVQRFLQALRSRLYVMVQT; this is encoded by the coding sequence ATGACGCTTGACTTGCATCAGTCCGACCGCCCCTACCTACCGCGCGGCGTGCGGGTTCAGCGCGACGCAGTGCGCGACCGCATGGTCCTGCAGGCCCCGGAAAAGGTGATCGAACTGGACGATATCGGCGTCGCCATCCTGTCGCGGGTGGATGGCCAGACCTCGTTTCGCCAGATCGTCACCGATCTTGCCACCACCTACGGCGCCCCTGCCGATCAGGTCGAAACCGATGTTCAACGGTTTTTGCAGGCCCTGCGCAGCCGTCTATATGTAATGGTGCAGACATGA
- the pqqE gene encoding pyrroloquinoline quinone biosynthesis protein PqqE: MTAAPPIALLAELTHRCPLSCPYCSNPVELERKETELDTKAWVDVFQQAFDMGVLQLHLSGGEPASRRDLEELTAQASRIGLYTNLITSGIGLTPKRLDRLEEAGLDHVQLSLQGTNAALADRIGGYRGGFDRKMIIAKEVGARGIPLTLNAVMHRQNLDDLERTIEMAVELGARRLEVACVQFHGWALPNRPALLPTFEQTQAVKKTVAEASRRLRGVLAFDFVPPDYYSDFPKACMGGWGSSGLNITPNGTVLPCHAAQTIGHLKFANVQDEPLSDIWYNSAAFNQYRGTDWMPEPCQSCDRKEIDFGGCRCQAMALAHDANTTDPVCQKSPLHGRVQEVLNATTEEAEVEFVYRKL; the protein is encoded by the coding sequence ATGACTGCCGCACCGCCCATCGCGCTTTTGGCCGAACTCACCCACCGCTGTCCACTTAGCTGCCCTTATTGCAGCAACCCGGTCGAGCTTGAGCGCAAAGAGACAGAACTGGACACGAAGGCGTGGGTGGATGTGTTCCAGCAAGCGTTCGACATGGGCGTCCTGCAATTGCACCTGTCAGGGGGTGAGCCCGCCTCGCGCCGCGATCTGGAGGAGTTGACCGCGCAAGCCTCCCGTATCGGGCTCTACACCAACCTGATCACCTCCGGCATCGGGCTGACCCCCAAACGACTGGACCGGCTAGAGGAGGCAGGGCTGGACCACGTCCAACTGTCTCTGCAAGGAACGAATGCAGCTCTGGCCGATCGCATCGGCGGCTATCGCGGCGGTTTTGACCGAAAGATGATCATTGCCAAAGAGGTCGGTGCCCGGGGCATCCCGCTAACACTGAATGCGGTCATGCACCGGCAGAACCTGGATGATCTGGAACGGACCATCGAAATGGCGGTTGAGCTTGGCGCCCGGCGGCTTGAGGTTGCTTGCGTCCAGTTTCACGGCTGGGCTCTGCCAAACCGCCCAGCACTATTGCCGACGTTTGAGCAGACGCAAGCCGTCAAAAAGACCGTCGCCGAGGCCAGTCGCCGGCTAAGAGGGGTTCTGGCCTTCGACTTTGTGCCGCCCGATTATTATTCGGATTTTCCCAAGGCCTGTATGGGAGGATGGGGTTCGAGCGGGCTTAACATTACGCCAAACGGAACCGTTCTGCCTTGCCATGCCGCACAAACGATTGGCCACCTGAAGTTTGCCAACGTGCAGGATGAGCCGTTGTCCGATATTTGGTACAACAGCGCCGCCTTTAACCAATATCGCGGCACTGACTGGATGCCTGAGCCCTGTCAGAGTTGTGACCGTAAGGAAATAGACTTCGGAGGTTGCCGGTGCCAGGCTATGGCATTGGCCCATGATGCAAACACAACAGACCCGGTGTGCCAAAAGTCGCCCTTGCATGGCCGAGTCCAAGAAGTGCTGAACGCAACGACTGAAGAAGCTGAGGTGGAGTTTGTCTACCGCAAACTATGA
- a CDS encoding IS6 family transposase, translated as MTISFKGAHFPKEVILYAVFFYLRYGVSYRDLEEIMAERGVELDHATLNRWVSRYAGLVADASRYKKRPVDRSWRMDETYVKVKGEWVYLYRAIDKHGKTLDFMLSKRRNKAAATKFFARALEANGLPRKIVIDKSGANTAGIKAINKMLKGFGCLVPIEVVRRKYLNNIIEQDHRFIKRRIRPMLGFKSFASAASALAGIELVNMIRKGQFTPGLRPFQQFVQLVG; from the coding sequence GTGACAATCTCATTCAAGGGCGCACACTTTCCGAAAGAAGTGATCTTGTATGCTGTTTTCTTCTATCTCCGATACGGCGTGTCTTACCGGGATCTGGAAGAAATCATGGCTGAACGTGGCGTTGAACTGGATCACGCGACGCTAAACCGTTGGGTGAGTCGATATGCCGGTCTTGTAGCTGATGCTTCACGGTACAAAAAACGCCCTGTCGACCGTTCATGGCGCATGGATGAGACCTATGTGAAGGTGAAGGGTGAGTGGGTTTATCTCTATCGCGCCATCGACAAACACGGAAAGACCCTTGATTTCATGCTATCAAAGCGCCGGAACAAAGCGGCTGCGACCAAGTTCTTCGCTCGTGCGCTTGAGGCGAACGGTTTGCCACGGAAAATTGTCATCGACAAAAGCGGTGCAAACACAGCTGGCATTAAAGCAATAAACAAGATGCTGAAAGGCTTTGGTTGTCTGGTACCGATTGAGGTGGTCAGGCGGAAGTACCTCAACAACATCATTGAACAAGACCATCGCTTCATCAAACGTCGGATCAGGCCCATGTTGGGTTTCAAGTCTTTCGCTTCAGCTGCATCTGCCCTGGCTGGCATCGAACTGGTCAACATGATCCGCAAAGGTCAATTCACGCCCGGACTCCGTCCGTTTCAGCAGTTTGTTCAACTGGTAGGGTAA